The Hyperolius riggenbachi isolate aHypRig1 chromosome 3, aHypRig1.pri, whole genome shotgun sequence genome window below encodes:
- the LOC137562764 gene encoding sialin-like isoform X1: MPNYTIQGFGPLTLQATSIPKCCSTRYNLALVALFGFFIVYALRVNLSVALVDMVRSTSNQQVNKSANECPDHSADPQKPHNSTGKKYDWDADTQGWILGAFFYGYIFTQIPGGYLAGKIGGKFLLGFGVLGTAVLTLLTPLAADLGVGYLIAVRVLEGLGEGVTFPSMHAMWSSWAPPLERNRLLSLSYAGAQLGTVVSLPLSGLICYYMDWAYVFYIFGLLGVLWFLLWYFLASDSPQSHHSISDNEKEYILSALKHEVFQDKEVLVCEMLKSLPLWAIAVAHFSEAFSFYILLTLLPTYMKEVLHFNTQENGFLSALPYLGAWLSMNITGHIADFMRERLNFTTTAVRKIFNTLGMIGPAVFLVAASHTGCNSTLAVVFLTLSSTFGACCISGYGINHLDIAPTFAGLLLGITNSLATIPGMVGPVIAKALTHDNTAEQWQVVFYIAAAIDVFGCLFYAAFASGTIQDWAVMQNKEQKS, translated from the exons atgcctaactacACCATACAAGGTTTTGGGCCCTTGACCCTGCAGGCAACTTCAA TTCCCAAGTGTTGTTCTACTCGGTACAACCTGGCATTGGTGGCCTTGTTTGGATTCTTCATAGTGTATGCCCTGCGGGTTAATCTGAGCGTAGCACTGGTGGACATGGTGAGATCAACCTCAAATCAGCAAGTGAACAAAAGTGCCAACGAATGTCCAGATCATTCGGCTGATCCACAGAAGCCTCATAACTCCACG GGCAAAAAATACGACTGGGATGCCGATACCCAAGGCTGGATACTTGGCGCTTTCTTCTATGGCTATATATTTACTCAGATCCCGGGGGGATACTTAGCGGGTAAAATTGGTGGCAAGTTTCTGCTGGGATTTGGCGTTCTGGGAACTGCTGTACTAACGCTTTTAACGCCACTGGCAGCGGATTTAGGAGTGGGCTACCTCATAGCAGTTCGAGTACTGGAAGGATTGGGAgag GGCGTGACTTTCCCATCCATGCATGCCATGTGGTCCTCCTGGGCTCCACCTCTTGAGCGTAATAGACTGTTAAGTCTTTCCTATGCAG gggcacagcttggaacagttgtttctcttcctctctctggctTAATCTGCTACTACATGGACTGGGCTTACGTGTTTTACATTTTTG GTTTACTCGGTGTGTTATGGTTCCTGCTATGGTACTTCTTAGCCAGTGACAGCCCTCAGAGTCATCACTCTATTTCTGACAATGAGAAAGAATATATTCTATCTGCTCTCAAACATGAA GTTTTCCAGGACAAGGAGGTTCTGGTGTGTGAGATGCTGAAGTCGCTGCCTCTGTGGGCAATCGCTGTAGCTCACTTTTCGGAAGCCTTTTCATTTTACATTTTGCTTACTCTATTACCTACATATATGAAGGAGGTCTTGCATTTCAATACACAGGAG AAtggattcctctctgctcttcctTATCTGGGAGCCTGGCTTAGCATGAACATTACTGGACATATAGCGGACTTCATGAGAGAAAGGCTGAACTTTACCACTACAGCAGTACGCAAGATTTTTAATACATTGG GGATGATTGGACCAGCAGTGTTCCTGGTGGCAGCCAGCCACACTGGGTGTAATTCTACGCTGGCAGTGGTATTCCTCACATTATCCTCCACATTTGGGGCGTGCTGTATCTCTGGATATGGTATAAATCACTTAGACATCGCCCCTAC GTTTGCAGGGCTGCTACTTGGAATCACCAACTCACTTGCTACAATTCCAGGCATGGTCGGGCCAGTTATTGCCAAAGCTTTGACGCATGAC aaCACAGCAGAACAGTGGCAGGTGGTTTTCTACATTGCGGCGGCCATAGATGTGTTTGGATGTCTGTTTTATGCAGCATTTGCCAGTGGAACAATACAGGACTGGGCCGTCATGCAGAATAAAGAGCAGAAAAGCTAG
- the LOC137562764 gene encoding sialin-like isoform X2: protein MSLPVPVPKCCSTRYNLALVALFGFFIVYALRVNLSVALVDMVRSTSNQQVNKSANECPDHSADPQKPHNSTGKKYDWDADTQGWILGAFFYGYIFTQIPGGYLAGKIGGKFLLGFGVLGTAVLTLLTPLAADLGVGYLIAVRVLEGLGEGVTFPSMHAMWSSWAPPLERNRLLSLSYAGAQLGTVVSLPLSGLICYYMDWAYVFYIFGLLGVLWFLLWYFLASDSPQSHHSISDNEKEYILSALKHEVFQDKEVLVCEMLKSLPLWAIAVAHFSEAFSFYILLTLLPTYMKEVLHFNTQENGFLSALPYLGAWLSMNITGHIADFMRERLNFTTTAVRKIFNTLGMIGPAVFLVAASHTGCNSTLAVVFLTLSSTFGACCISGYGINHLDIAPTFAGLLLGITNSLATIPGMVGPVIAKALTHDNTAEQWQVVFYIAAAIDVFGCLFYAAFASGTIQDWAVMQNKEQKS from the exons ATGTCTCTCCCCGTTCCAGTTCCCAAGTGTTGTTCTACTCGGTACAACCTGGCATTGGTGGCCTTGTTTGGATTCTTCATAGTGTATGCCCTGCGGGTTAATCTGAGCGTAGCACTGGTGGACATGGTGAGATCAACCTCAAATCAGCAAGTGAACAAAAGTGCCAACGAATGTCCAGATCATTCGGCTGATCCACAGAAGCCTCATAACTCCACG GGCAAAAAATACGACTGGGATGCCGATACCCAAGGCTGGATACTTGGCGCTTTCTTCTATGGCTATATATTTACTCAGATCCCGGGGGGATACTTAGCGGGTAAAATTGGTGGCAAGTTTCTGCTGGGATTTGGCGTTCTGGGAACTGCTGTACTAACGCTTTTAACGCCACTGGCAGCGGATTTAGGAGTGGGCTACCTCATAGCAGTTCGAGTACTGGAAGGATTGGGAgag GGCGTGACTTTCCCATCCATGCATGCCATGTGGTCCTCCTGGGCTCCACCTCTTGAGCGTAATAGACTGTTAAGTCTTTCCTATGCAG gggcacagcttggaacagttgtttctcttcctctctctggctTAATCTGCTACTACATGGACTGGGCTTACGTGTTTTACATTTTTG GTTTACTCGGTGTGTTATGGTTCCTGCTATGGTACTTCTTAGCCAGTGACAGCCCTCAGAGTCATCACTCTATTTCTGACAATGAGAAAGAATATATTCTATCTGCTCTCAAACATGAA GTTTTCCAGGACAAGGAGGTTCTGGTGTGTGAGATGCTGAAGTCGCTGCCTCTGTGGGCAATCGCTGTAGCTCACTTTTCGGAAGCCTTTTCATTTTACATTTTGCTTACTCTATTACCTACATATATGAAGGAGGTCTTGCATTTCAATACACAGGAG AAtggattcctctctgctcttcctTATCTGGGAGCCTGGCTTAGCATGAACATTACTGGACATATAGCGGACTTCATGAGAGAAAGGCTGAACTTTACCACTACAGCAGTACGCAAGATTTTTAATACATTGG GGATGATTGGACCAGCAGTGTTCCTGGTGGCAGCCAGCCACACTGGGTGTAATTCTACGCTGGCAGTGGTATTCCTCACATTATCCTCCACATTTGGGGCGTGCTGTATCTCTGGATATGGTATAAATCACTTAGACATCGCCCCTAC GTTTGCAGGGCTGCTACTTGGAATCACCAACTCACTTGCTACAATTCCAGGCATGGTCGGGCCAGTTATTGCCAAAGCTTTGACGCATGAC aaCACAGCAGAACAGTGGCAGGTGGTTTTCTACATTGCGGCGGCCATAGATGTGTTTGGATGTCTGTTTTATGCAGCATTTGCCAGTGGAACAATACAGGACTGGGCCGTCATGCAGAATAAAGAGCAGAAAAGCTAG
- the LOC137562764 gene encoding sialin-like isoform X3 has protein sequence MVRSTSNQQVNKSANECPDHSADPQKPHNSTGKKYDWDADTQGWILGAFFYGYIFTQIPGGYLAGKIGGKFLLGFGVLGTAVLTLLTPLAADLGVGYLIAVRVLEGLGEGVTFPSMHAMWSSWAPPLERNRLLSLSYAGAQLGTVVSLPLSGLICYYMDWAYVFYIFGLLGVLWFLLWYFLASDSPQSHHSISDNEKEYILSALKHEVFQDKEVLVCEMLKSLPLWAIAVAHFSEAFSFYILLTLLPTYMKEVLHFNTQENGFLSALPYLGAWLSMNITGHIADFMRERLNFTTTAVRKIFNTLGMIGPAVFLVAASHTGCNSTLAVVFLTLSSTFGACCISGYGINHLDIAPTFAGLLLGITNSLATIPGMVGPVIAKALTHDNTAEQWQVVFYIAAAIDVFGCLFYAAFASGTIQDWAVMQNKEQKS, from the exons ATGGTGAGATCAACCTCAAATCAGCAAGTGAACAAAAGTGCCAACGAATGTCCAGATCATTCGGCTGATCCACAGAAGCCTCATAACTCCACG GGCAAAAAATACGACTGGGATGCCGATACCCAAGGCTGGATACTTGGCGCTTTCTTCTATGGCTATATATTTACTCAGATCCCGGGGGGATACTTAGCGGGTAAAATTGGTGGCAAGTTTCTGCTGGGATTTGGCGTTCTGGGAACTGCTGTACTAACGCTTTTAACGCCACTGGCAGCGGATTTAGGAGTGGGCTACCTCATAGCAGTTCGAGTACTGGAAGGATTGGGAgag GGCGTGACTTTCCCATCCATGCATGCCATGTGGTCCTCCTGGGCTCCACCTCTTGAGCGTAATAGACTGTTAAGTCTTTCCTATGCAG gggcacagcttggaacagttgtttctcttcctctctctggctTAATCTGCTACTACATGGACTGGGCTTACGTGTTTTACATTTTTG GTTTACTCGGTGTGTTATGGTTCCTGCTATGGTACTTCTTAGCCAGTGACAGCCCTCAGAGTCATCACTCTATTTCTGACAATGAGAAAGAATATATTCTATCTGCTCTCAAACATGAA GTTTTCCAGGACAAGGAGGTTCTGGTGTGTGAGATGCTGAAGTCGCTGCCTCTGTGGGCAATCGCTGTAGCTCACTTTTCGGAAGCCTTTTCATTTTACATTTTGCTTACTCTATTACCTACATATATGAAGGAGGTCTTGCATTTCAATACACAGGAG AAtggattcctctctgctcttcctTATCTGGGAGCCTGGCTTAGCATGAACATTACTGGACATATAGCGGACTTCATGAGAGAAAGGCTGAACTTTACCACTACAGCAGTACGCAAGATTTTTAATACATTGG GGATGATTGGACCAGCAGTGTTCCTGGTGGCAGCCAGCCACACTGGGTGTAATTCTACGCTGGCAGTGGTATTCCTCACATTATCCTCCACATTTGGGGCGTGCTGTATCTCTGGATATGGTATAAATCACTTAGACATCGCCCCTAC GTTTGCAGGGCTGCTACTTGGAATCACCAACTCACTTGCTACAATTCCAGGCATGGTCGGGCCAGTTATTGCCAAAGCTTTGACGCATGAC aaCACAGCAGAACAGTGGCAGGTGGTTTTCTACATTGCGGCGGCCATAGATGTGTTTGGATGTCTGTTTTATGCAGCATTTGCCAGTGGAACAATACAGGACTGGGCCGTCATGCAGAATAAAGAGCAGAAAAGCTAG